The nucleotide window CCACGGCACCGTAGCCGTAACCCAGCCGCGCCTCTATCTGGTCGGAATGGCAGCCGCTGATCTGGGCCAGCTCGGCGGCGCTGTAGCGGCTGATACCCCTGGCCAGCTCCCTGCCCTCATGGCAGAGGATGCGCACCACGTCGCCGCGACCGAAGGGGCCATGGACCTGGGTGATGCCCTTGGGCAGCAGGCTGGAGCCCTTGACGGTGATGGCCTGGACGGCGCCGGCATCCAGGTGGATATCGCCCAGCGGCGGCGGCCCGGCCAGGATCCACTGTTTGCGATTTTCCAGCTTGCTCTCCAGGGCCCGAAAGCGGGTACCGATCTTATCGCCCCTGGCCAGGCGGCCGATCACTTCGGGCAGCTGGCCGGTGGCGATCACCACCTCGACCCCGGCCCGGCGCGCCAGATCGGCGGCCTGCAGCTTGGTGGCCATGCCGCCGGTCCCCAGGCCCGACACGGCGCCCCCTGCCAGGGCCCTCAGGGTGTCGTCTATGGTCTTGACGTCCTCAATGAGCTCGGCGTCGGGGTTGCTGCGGGGGTCGGCGGTAAAGAGCCCGGCCTGATCGGTGAGCAGGATCAGCAGATCGGCGCCGGCCAGCATGGCGGCCCGGGCCGACAGGTTGTCGTTGTCGCCCACCTTGATCTCGGCGGTGGCCACGGCGTCGTTTTCGTTGATCAGGGGAATGATGCCGGCGTCCAGCAGGGCACCCAGGGTATCCCGGGCGTTGAGGTAGCGCTCCCGGTCGCTGAGGTCGGCCCGGGTCAGCAGCATCTGGCCCACATGGTAGCCGTAGAGGCCGAACAGCTCCTGCCACCAGTGCACCAGCTGGCCCTGGCCCACGGCCGCCAGCAGCTGCTTGTTGGCCAGGGTGTTGGGCAGCTCCGGGAAGTCCAGCACCTCACGGCCGGCGGCCACGGCCCCCGAGGTCACCACTATCACCCTGTGGCCGCGCTGGCGCAGCGCCACGCACTGGCGCACCAGCTCCACCATGTGGCCCTTGTCCAGGCTGTCCTTGCCGCCGGTCAGCACGCTGGTGCCCAGCTTGACCACTATGGTCTTGTGTTTCATCTGCTCTCCCCGAGGTCAAAAACCCCTTATAGCGGGGCCGGCCCCGCCCTGGCAAGGGGGCACAAAAAAGGCCGCCCATGGGCGGCCCCTGTAAACGGCAGTGGCTTAACGGCCTATGGCCTGCTTGAAGTGCTTGCGGCACATGGACACGTA belongs to Gallaecimonas sp. GXIMD4217 and includes:
- the proB gene encoding glutamate 5-kinase — translated: MKHKTIVVKLGTSVLTGGKDSLDKGHMVELVRQCVALRQRGHRVIVVTSGAVAAGREVLDFPELPNTLANKQLLAAVGQGQLVHWWQELFGLYGYHVGQMLLTRADLSDRERYLNARDTLGALLDAGIIPLINENDAVATAEIKVGDNDNLSARAAMLAGADLLILLTDQAGLFTADPRSNPDAELIEDVKTIDDTLRALAGGAVSGLGTGGMATKLQAADLARRAGVEVVIATGQLPEVIGRLARGDKIGTRFRALESKLENRKQWILAGPPPLGDIHLDAGAVQAITVKGSSLLPKGITQVHGPFGRGDVVRILCHEGRELARGISRYSAAELAQISGCHSDQIEARLGYGYGAVAVHRDDLVLL